The following are encoded in a window of Methylocystis rosea genomic DNA:
- a CDS encoding c-type cytochrome yields the protein MRCFTIALVLSAVLLSPATLADEFTRTDVDRWQGEFDSVAKKGRELWTSGAVGTNGVACAQCHPNAANTHPETYPKFQKQLGKVAQLFEMVNWCIRNPLQGAALPADDPKMTALVAYIHKERKGVPIDAGKH from the coding sequence ATGCGCTGCTTTACGATTGCGCTTGTTTTGAGCGCTGTGCTGCTTTCGCCGGCAACGCTCGCCGACGAATTCACGAGGACCGACGTCGACCGCTGGCAGGGCGAATTTGATTCCGTGGCGAAGAAAGGCCGCGAGCTTTGGACCAGTGGAGCTGTGGGCACCAACGGCGTGGCCTGCGCGCAGTGCCATCCCAACGCCGCCAACACCCACCCGGAGACCTATCCGAAATTCCAAAAGCAGCTTGGAAAGGTCGCGCAGCTCTTTGAAATGGTGAACTGGTGCATCAGAAACCCGCTGCAGGGAGCCGCGCTTCCGGCCGATGATCCGAAGATGACGGCGCTCGTCGCTTATATTCATAAGGAGCGCAAAGGAGTCCCGATCGACGCCGGCAAGCACTGA
- a CDS encoding acyl-CoA synthetase has protein sequence MTNSPYDRDLERNSANFQPLTPITFLERAAAVFPERIAIAHGQLRRNYRDFYARSLRLASALEKAGLGRGDTVSVMLANTPAMLECHYAVPMMGAVLNTLNTRLDASILAFTLDHAETKALIVDREFSDVIRDALSLAKATPVIIDYSDPEYDGPGERLGSIEYEDFLRSGDPDYQWSPPGDEWDAISLNYTSGTTGDPKGVVYHHRGAYLTALGNVLTGDMGRHPVYLWTLPMFHCNGWCFPWSISVNAGTHICLRQVRAGHIYELMAEHGVTHLCGAPIVMSTLLNATESEKKPLTRTARFFTAAAPPPQAVLAGMKAAGFEVTHLYGLTETYGPAAVNEWHDDWDSLDSGAQAQMKARQGVRYLVLENLDVIDPDSMQPVPRDGATMGEVMFRGNVVMKGYLKNKSASEKAFHGGWFHSGDLGVRHPDGYIQLKDRSKDIIISGGENISSIEVEDALFRHPKVRAAAVVAAPDDKWGETPCAFVELKDGEQATAQELIEWTRQHLAHFKCPRHVVFCELPKTSTGKIRKYVLRERAREIWPASATAASL, from the coding sequence ATGACCAACTCGCCTTATGATCGCGACCTCGAACGAAATTCCGCCAATTTCCAGCCGCTGACTCCGATCACCTTTCTGGAGCGCGCCGCAGCCGTCTTTCCCGAACGCATCGCGATCGCGCACGGCCAGCTGCGGCGCAATTATCGCGATTTTTACGCCCGCAGCCTGCGGCTCGCGAGCGCGCTGGAGAAGGCGGGGCTTGGTCGCGGCGACACCGTCTCAGTCATGCTCGCCAACACGCCGGCGATGCTTGAATGCCACTACGCCGTCCCGATGATGGGCGCGGTGCTCAACACGCTGAATACGCGGCTTGACGCTTCGATCCTCGCCTTCACGCTCGACCATGCCGAGACGAAGGCGCTGATTGTCGATCGGGAATTTTCAGACGTCATTCGCGACGCGCTCTCGCTCGCGAAGGCGACGCCCGTCATCATCGACTACAGCGATCCGGAATATGACGGGCCCGGCGAGCGGTTGGGCTCGATCGAATATGAGGACTTCCTGCGCTCGGGCGACCCCGATTATCAGTGGTCGCCGCCGGGAGATGAATGGGACGCGATCTCGCTCAATTACACCTCCGGAACGACGGGCGATCCGAAAGGCGTCGTCTATCATCATCGCGGCGCCTATCTGACCGCGCTCGGCAATGTGCTTACGGGCGACATGGGCCGCCACCCGGTCTATCTGTGGACGCTGCCGATGTTCCATTGCAACGGCTGGTGCTTCCCCTGGTCGATTTCAGTCAACGCCGGAACCCATATCTGTCTGCGACAGGTGCGCGCCGGCCATATCTATGAGCTGATGGCGGAGCACGGCGTCACGCATCTCTGTGGCGCGCCCATCGTCATGTCGACGCTTCTCAACGCGACCGAATCGGAAAAGAAGCCGCTGACGCGAACCGCGCGTTTCTTTACGGCCGCGGCGCCGCCGCCGCAGGCGGTGCTCGCCGGCATGAAGGCGGCCGGATTCGAAGTTACGCATCTTTATGGACTGACCGAAACCTATGGCCCCGCCGCCGTCAATGAATGGCACGACGACTGGGATTCGCTGGACAGCGGCGCACAGGCGCAGATGAAGGCGCGTCAAGGCGTGCGCTATCTCGTTCTCGAAAATCTCGACGTGATTGATCCAGACAGCATGCAGCCGGTGCCGCGCGACGGCGCGACGATGGGCGAGGTCATGTTCCGCGGCAACGTCGTCATGAAGGGCTACCTGAAGAACAAGAGCGCCTCGGAAAAAGCCTTCCACGGCGGCTGGTTTCATTCAGGCGATCTGGGGGTGCGCCATCCCGACGGATACATCCAGCTGAAGGACCGTTCGAAGGACATCATCATTTCGGGCGGCGAAAATATTTCCTCGATCGAGGTGGAAGACGCGCTGTTTCGTCATCCCAAGGTTCGCGCCGCCGCGGTGGTCGCCGCCCCTGACGACAAATGGGGCGAAACGCCTTGCGCCTTTGTCGAGCTGAAGGATGGCGAACAGGCGACGGCGCAGGAGCTGATCGAGTGGACGCGCCAGCATTTGGCGCATTTCAAATGCCCGCGCCACGTCGTCTTTTGCGAGCTGCCGAAGACCTCGACAGGAAAGATTCGCAAATATGTTCTGCGCGAACGCGCTCGAGAAATCTGGCCGGCGAGCGCGACGGCGGCGTCCCTTTAG
- a CDS encoding helix-turn-helix transcriptional regulator: MVQELIDRIYECSFAPDMWPDVLDELSHLAEAQGGVLFAAREKVSRWTASPAICEHVENFMRGDWLSNCTRGGRLFSRRHPGFLTDDDVYTAEELERDTNYSDFLRPRGLGFSAATAISLPTGDTGIICLERAHNRGPIEPSVIRQLDELRPHLARAAFLATRLQLERARVAGETFALIGLPALVLDDDGRVISANDPSNALNKYVRWRAHDRISLVDASADGLLRQAMDSLDDDLVGAPKSFAARAGEDEGPMIANLVPIRGAARDIFVRCAAILVMTPVGSQQAPAIELVQSLYDLTPAEARVARGLVACKTLEEIATEQSVSRNTVRTHLRGVMEKTGCNRQAEVVALLGGLAPLNPSRGE; encoded by the coding sequence ATGGTTCAGGAACTCATCGATCGTATTTACGAATGCTCCTTCGCGCCGGACATGTGGCCCGACGTGCTCGACGAACTCTCACATCTTGCCGAGGCGCAGGGCGGCGTGCTCTTCGCGGCGCGCGAAAAAGTCTCCCGCTGGACGGCGTCTCCGGCGATCTGCGAACATGTCGAGAACTTTATGCGCGGGGACTGGCTCAGCAACTGCACGCGCGGCGGCAGGCTGTTCAGTCGCCGCCATCCGGGCTTCCTGACCGACGACGACGTCTATACAGCCGAGGAGCTTGAGCGCGATACCAACTACAGCGACTTCCTACGCCCGCGTGGGCTGGGATTTAGCGCGGCGACCGCGATTTCGCTGCCGACAGGCGACACCGGCATCATCTGCCTCGAACGTGCGCATAACCGCGGACCCATCGAGCCGTCGGTCATTCGTCAGCTTGACGAATTGCGGCCGCACCTTGCGCGCGCCGCCTTCCTCGCCACGCGTCTGCAACTCGAGCGCGCCCGCGTCGCGGGCGAAACCTTCGCGCTTATCGGCCTCCCGGCGCTCGTTCTTGACGACGACGGGCGCGTGATCTCCGCGAACGACCCGAGCAATGCGCTGAACAAATACGTCCGCTGGCGCGCCCACGACCGCATATCGCTCGTCGACGCCTCGGCGGACGGGCTGCTGCGTCAGGCGATGGACTCGCTCGACGACGATCTCGTCGGGGCGCCGAAATCCTTCGCCGCCCGCGCCGGCGAAGACGAAGGTCCGATGATCGCCAATCTGGTGCCGATCCGCGGCGCGGCGCGCGACATTTTCGTGCGTTGCGCGGCCATTCTGGTGATGACGCCGGTGGGCTCGCAACAGGCGCCGGCGATCGAGCTGGTTCAGTCGCTCTACGACCTCACGCCAGCCGAGGCGCGCGTGGCGCGCGGCCTCGTGGCGTGCAAAACGCTCGAGGAAATCGCCACCGAGCAGTCCGTATCGCGCAACACCGTGCGCACGCATCTACGCGGCGTGATGGAAAAGACCGGATGCAACCGCCAGGCGGAAGTGGTCGCGCTCCTGGGTGGACTCGCCCCGCTCAACCCGTCGAGGGGCGAATAA
- a CDS encoding adenylate/guanylate cyclase domain-containing protein — MSSILLSWSNYRAMLAEAEVEGESVARLLARSASLARELPLEVEQMLSQHMIVSAELLAQFIDAAEKAGMTSAEIKNRLSAITKKTVLDEFWVTDEKGYAYIHGDNNADFQFSASAEEQPQAHEFWKLLSGKTDKVVQDARKREIDSERFKYVGVRGVDKPRIVQVGYNARILEDVDEQIGLPRAIDNLLGSGEIDAIFIFNKDSNLIASPKAARLNNGGDRLTDEELAPVRTVIASGKPKSVNGVGKLSVISPINADNGGAIGAALIRMPTARLNSVLASQIETALGIALAATLLGGGMAIWIARKQTAPVVAITKAARNVERRAFTAGELSDVEERTDEVGQLARVFKKMALDFLDRERTLDALVTQRTQALQERNTELERLSARLSKYLSPQLYGTLFKNKTIASISAKRKKLTIFFSDVVGFSEMAERLESEDITRMLNDFLNEMANLALAYGATIDKYIGDAVMIFFGDPETRGVKEDAVACILMALDMQAMTRQLERRWREQGLDQRFQIRIGVNTGYCTVGDFGSQERMDYTIVGHQVNVAARLEQSAAPGAILISHETMTLVSDAIEVEEQSPLHVKGVSGPIRTYKATGKKAPSMTEVIHEEREGLSVDVDLLKADKDEAIRLLKATIERIRSSE; from the coding sequence ATGTCCTCGATACTTCTCTCCTGGTCCAACTACCGCGCCATGCTCGCCGAAGCCGAAGTTGAAGGCGAGAGCGTCGCGCGGCTTCTGGCGCGGAGCGCAAGCCTGGCGCGCGAACTTCCGCTGGAAGTCGAGCAAATGCTCTCGCAGCACATGATCGTCTCGGCCGAGCTTCTGGCGCAGTTTATCGACGCCGCGGAAAAGGCTGGCATGACGTCGGCCGAGATAAAAAACCGACTCAGCGCAATCACCAAGAAAACGGTTCTCGACGAGTTCTGGGTGACCGACGAAAAAGGCTACGCCTACATTCACGGCGACAACAACGCGGACTTCCAATTCAGCGCATCCGCCGAGGAGCAGCCGCAGGCGCATGAATTTTGGAAGCTGCTGAGCGGCAAGACGGACAAGGTCGTCCAGGACGCCAGGAAGCGCGAGATCGACAGTGAGCGATTCAAATATGTCGGCGTGCGCGGCGTAGACAAGCCGCGGATCGTGCAGGTCGGCTACAATGCGCGCATTCTCGAGGACGTCGACGAGCAGATCGGCCTTCCGCGCGCCATCGACAATCTTCTGGGCAGCGGCGAAATCGACGCGATCTTCATCTTCAACAAGGATTCGAACCTGATCGCCAGCCCGAAGGCCGCACGGCTCAACAACGGCGGCGATCGGCTGACGGACGAGGAGCTGGCGCCCGTCCGCACCGTTATCGCAAGCGGAAAGCCAAAGTCGGTAAATGGCGTCGGCAAACTCAGCGTCATCTCGCCGATCAATGCGGATAACGGCGGCGCCATCGGCGCGGCTCTGATCAGAATGCCGACGGCGCGACTGAACAGCGTGCTCGCCTCGCAGATCGAAACGGCGCTCGGGATCGCTTTGGCCGCAACCCTGCTTGGCGGCGGCATGGCGATCTGGATCGCGAGAAAACAGACGGCCCCTGTCGTGGCGATCACCAAGGCCGCGCGTAATGTCGAGCGCAGAGCGTTTACGGCCGGCGAATTGTCGGATGTCGAGGAGCGCACCGACGAAGTGGGACAATTGGCGCGCGTCTTCAAGAAAATGGCGCTCGACTTTCTCGATCGCGAACGGACGCTCGACGCGCTCGTGACGCAACGAACCCAGGCGCTCCAAGAGCGAAATACCGAACTCGAAAGACTGTCGGCGCGCCTCTCGAAATATCTTTCGCCCCAGCTCTACGGCACGCTTTTCAAGAACAAAACTATTGCGTCCATTTCAGCGAAAAGGAAGAAGCTGACGATCTTTTTTTCCGATGTGGTCGGCTTCAGCGAAATGGCCGAGCGGCTGGAATCCGAAGACATCACGCGCATGCTGAACGATTTCCTCAATGAAATGGCGAATCTCGCGCTGGCCTATGGCGCCACCATCGACAAATATATCGGCGACGCGGTCATGATTTTCTTCGGCGACCCGGAAACGCGCGGCGTCAAGGAAGACGCCGTAGCATGCATTCTCATGGCGCTCGACATGCAGGCGATGACCCGACAATTGGAGCGCCGATGGCGCGAACAAGGCTTGGACCAGAGGTTCCAGATCCGCATCGGCGTCAACACGGGTTATTGCACCGTCGGCGATTTCGGCAGCCAGGAGCGGATGGATTACACCATTGTCGGTCATCAGGTGAATGTGGCGGCGCGACTTGAGCAGTCGGCCGCGCCAGGCGCGATCCTCATCTCTCATGAGACGATGACGCTCGTGAGCGACGCGATCGAAGTCGAAGAACAATCTCCGCTGCATGTGAAGGGCGTCAGCGGCCCGATCCGCACCTATAAGGCGACCGGCAAAAAGGCCCCCTCCATGACGGAGGTCATTCACGAGGAGCGTGAGGGCCTATCCGTCGACGTCGATCTCCTGAAAGCCGATAAGGACGAGGCGATCCGTCTGCTGAAGGCGACGATCGAGCGCATCCGTTCAAGCGAATAA
- the guaB gene encoding IMP dehydrogenase, protein MAISPVTLTEALTFDDVLLRPGHSRVMPSAVDVTTRLTREITLNLPIVSAAMDTVTEARLAIAMAQAGGIGVIHQNLSPAAQAAEVRKVKRYESGMVIDPITIFPDETLADALALMAGHGISGIPVVERASDGGRGKLVGILTNRDVRFAQDRSHPVAELMTKKLVTVQEGVGQAEAQRLLHEHRIEKLLVVDEDYRCVGLVTVKDIEKATQHPYACKDHEGRLRVAAASTVGDHGFERALQLIDAGVDCVVIDTAHGHSQSVIDQVTRVKKASNKVSIIAGNIATAEAAKALIGAGADAIKVGIGPGSICTTRIVAGVGVPQLTAIMEAADEARKADVPVIGDGGVKYSGDLAKAIAAGADVVMIGSLFAGTEESPGEVFLYQGRSFKAYRGMGSVGAMTAGSATRYFQGDVKEQLKLVPEGIEGQVPYRGPIAPILYQLAGGLRAAMGYVGAPTVKEFQERAQFVRITNAGLRESHVHDVAITRESPNYPTGV, encoded by the coding sequence ATGGCCATATCGCCCGTCACGTTGACCGAAGCATTGACCTTCGACGACGTGTTGCTGCGGCCCGGCCATTCGCGGGTGATGCCTTCCGCCGTCGATGTCACCACCCGGCTGACGCGCGAGATCACACTCAATCTGCCGATCGTTTCGGCCGCGATGGACACCGTCACCGAGGCGCGTCTTGCGATCGCCATGGCGCAGGCGGGCGGCATCGGCGTCATCCACCAGAACCTGTCGCCCGCCGCGCAAGCCGCCGAGGTGCGCAAGGTCAAGCGCTACGAAAGCGGCATGGTGATCGACCCGATCACCATTTTCCCCGACGAAACCCTCGCCGACGCGCTTGCGCTGATGGCGGGCCACGGCATTTCGGGGATTCCGGTCGTCGAGCGCGCCAGCGACGGCGGCAGGGGCAAGCTCGTCGGCATCCTGACCAATCGCGACGTGCGTTTCGCCCAGGACCGCAGCCATCCCGTGGCCGAGTTGATGACGAAAAAGCTCGTCACAGTGCAAGAAGGCGTAGGGCAGGCGGAGGCGCAGCGGCTGCTTCACGAACATCGCATCGAGAAACTGCTCGTCGTCGACGAGGATTACCGCTGCGTCGGCCTCGTCACCGTCAAGGACATTGAGAAGGCGACGCAACATCCTTACGCCTGCAAGGATCATGAAGGGCGGCTGCGCGTCGCCGCCGCCTCGACCGTCGGCGACCACGGCTTTGAGCGCGCGCTTCAGCTCATCGACGCCGGCGTCGATTGCGTGGTGATCGACACCGCGCATGGACATTCGCAGTCAGTTATCGACCAGGTGACGCGGGTCAAGAAGGCGTCGAACAAGGTCTCGATCATCGCCGGCAACATCGCCACCGCCGAAGCGGCCAAGGCGCTGATCGGCGCCGGCGCCGACGCGATCAAAGTCGGCATCGGCCCCGGCTCGATCTGCACGACGCGCATCGTTGCGGGCGTCGGCGTGCCGCAGCTCACCGCGATCATGGAGGCTGCGGACGAAGCCCGCAAAGCCGACGTGCCGGTGATCGGCGACGGCGGCGTCAAATATTCCGGCGACCTCGCCAAGGCGATCGCGGCCGGCGCCGACGTCGTCATGATCGGTTCGCTGTTCGCGGGAACCGAGGAGTCGCCCGGCGAAGTGTTTTTGTATCAGGGCCGTTCGTTCAAGGCCTATCGCGGCATGGGTTCGGTGGGCGCGATGACCGCAGGGTCGGCGACGCGCTATTTCCAGGGCGACGTGAAGGAACAGCTCAAACTTGTTCCAGAGGGCATCGAAGGACAGGTGCCCTATCGTGGCCCGATCGCGCCGATTCTCTACCAGCTCGCCGGCGGCCTGCGCGCGGCGATGGGCTATGTGGGGGCGCCGACGGTCAAAGAGTTCCAGGAGCGCGCCCAGTTCGTGCGCATCACCAACGCCGGATTGCGCGAGAGCCATGTGCATGACGTCGCGATCACCCGAGAGAGCCCGAACTATCCGACGGGCGTCTAA
- a CDS encoding cytochrome-c peroxidase, with amino-acid sequence MARVANVWKSVETTLVALPLAALLAAGGWAMAEPLGLPKLPVPADNPQSPEKIALGDKLFHDARFSIDGTVSCSTCHNDKKAFTDSPLRVSEGHHKLTGTRNAPSVINAAYYTSQFWDGRSISLEDQSQHPMVNPVEMGLPDHEPVLKIVREDPGYVEGFKKAFGKSGRDVTMDDVKKAIASFERTVISGDSPFDKWYFGGDRNAISDQAKRGFDLYVGQGRCVSCHAIEQTQALFTDNRFHNIGVGINRIQGDVPRLAAEFLKAKAAGASVDKTVLADPMVSELGRFAVTNSFDEIGAFKTTTLRNIAVTAPYMHDGSLKTLKDVVKHYNEGGKSPGDPTPVNPYLSGGIRPLDLKDQQIDDLVAFLETLTSPAYVTAQTK; translated from the coding sequence ATGGCGCGCGTTGCTAATGTTTGGAAATCCGTTGAGACGACGCTTGTTGCGCTTCCGCTGGCGGCGCTGCTCGCCGCCGGCGGTTGGGCGATGGCCGAGCCGCTCGGCCTGCCAAAACTCCCGGTCCCGGCGGACAATCCGCAGTCGCCGGAAAAGATCGCGCTCGGCGACAAGCTGTTCCATGACGCGCGCTTCTCGATCGACGGCACGGTGAGCTGCTCGACCTGTCACAACGACAAAAAAGCGTTCACGGACAGTCCGCTGCGGGTTTCCGAGGGTCACCATAAGTTGACCGGCACGCGCAACGCTCCGTCGGTCATCAACGCGGCCTATTACACCTCGCAGTTCTGGGACGGGCGTTCGATCTCGCTGGAAGATCAGTCGCAGCATCCGATGGTCAATCCGGTCGAAATGGGGCTGCCCGATCACGAGCCGGTGCTCAAGATCGTTCGTGAAGATCCCGGCTATGTCGAGGGCTTCAAGAAGGCGTTCGGCAAGAGCGGCCGAGACGTAACGATGGATGACGTCAAGAAGGCGATCGCGAGCTTCGAGCGCACGGTCATCTCGGGCGATTCGCCCTTCGACAAGTGGTATTTCGGCGGCGACCGCAACGCCATCAGCGATCAGGCCAAACGCGGCTTCGACCTTTACGTCGGTCAGGGACGATGCGTGTCCTGCCACGCCATCGAACAGACGCAGGCGCTCTTCACCGACAACAGGTTTCACAATATCGGCGTCGGCATTAACCGCATTCAAGGCGACGTGCCGCGTCTCGCCGCTGAATTCCTCAAGGCGAAAGCGGCGGGCGCGTCCGTCGACAAGACGGTGCTCGCCGATCCGATGGTCTCCGAACTCGGCCGGTTCGCGGTGACGAACTCCTTCGATGAAATCGGCGCGTTCAAGACCACGACTCTGCGCAATATCGCGGTGACCGCGCCTTATATGCACGACGGTTCGCTGAAGACGCTGAAGGATGTGGTGAAGCATTATAACGAGGGCGGAAAGAGCCCGGGCGATCCGACGCCGGTCAATCCCTATCTCTCGGGCGGCATTCGGCCGCTGGATTTGAAGGATCAGCAGATCGACGACCTCGTCGCGTTTCTAGAGACGCTGACGAGTCCTGCTTATGTGACGGCGCAGACAAAATAA
- a CDS encoding metallophosphoesterase family protein, which translates to MTRLITRRSVIAAGAAAGTLTTLPISMVRLAFGGTREDFSFTYISDSHIQQIKGASFVRNWDMGLKRAVAEANLITPEADFVMFGGDLAQLGKKEELDHGAEMLSHVKGKLHSVMGEHDYYLDLGEYWSKLYGPQWYSFDHKGVHFVVLNSILTTDEWTFHRWPTAEQRMLEMAGLDNPNGSPFMVGEKQRAWLKDDLDKVSKDTPLIVFSHSPLQKIYKGWNFWTDDAEQVQALLQPFKTVNVIYGHVHQIQYNQIGNISFNAVMATAWPWPYPDTYAQAGAHVPVLTVPMNRADPFFERDATGWQMIDVNSGRITARYQLWDNGERVVGYDPKLGKPVDKKYQEAIVRKAPQLHY; encoded by the coding sequence ATGACCAGACTCATCACCCGACGCAGCGTCATCGCCGCCGGCGCCGCCGCCGGAACGCTCACGACCCTGCCGATCTCCATGGTGCGCCTCGCCTTCGGCGGAACGCGCGAGGATTTCAGCTTCACCTATATTTCCGATTCGCACATTCAGCAGATCAAAGGCGCGAGCTTCGTGCGCAACTGGGACATGGGCCTGAAGCGCGCCGTCGCCGAGGCCAATCTCATTACGCCGGAAGCCGATTTCGTGATGTTCGGCGGCGATCTCGCGCAGCTCGGCAAGAAGGAGGAGCTCGACCACGGCGCCGAGATGCTTTCGCATGTGAAGGGCAAGCTCCACAGCGTCATGGGCGAGCACGACTATTATCTCGACCTCGGCGAATATTGGTCGAAGCTCTATGGCCCGCAGTGGTACAGCTTCGATCACAAGGGCGTTCATTTCGTCGTGTTGAATTCGATTCTCACGACGGATGAATGGACGTTTCATCGTTGGCCGACCGCCGAGCAGCGCATGCTCGAAATGGCCGGACTGGATAATCCCAACGGCTCGCCGTTCATGGTCGGCGAAAAGCAGCGCGCCTGGCTCAAGGACGATCTCGACAAAGTGTCCAAGGACACGCCGCTCATCGTCTTCTCGCACTCGCCGCTGCAGAAGATCTATAAGGGCTGGAACTTCTGGACCGACGACGCCGAGCAGGTGCAGGCCTTGTTGCAGCCGTTCAAGACCGTCAATGTGATCTACGGCCACGTGCACCAGATCCAGTACAATCAGATCGGCAACATCTCCTTCAATGCGGTGATGGCGACGGCCTGGCCCTGGCCCTACCCCGACACTTATGCGCAGGCCGGCGCGCATGTTCCTGTGCTGACGGTTCCGATGAACCGCGCCGACCCGTTCTTCGAACGCGACGCCACTGGCTGGCAGATGATCGACGTCAACTCCGGGCGCATCACCGCGCGTTATCAGCTGTGGGACAATGGCGAGCGCGTCGTCGGCTACGATCCGAAGCTTGGGAAGCCCGTCGACAAGAAATATCAAGAGGCGATCGTCCGCAAGGCGCCGCAACTCCATTACTAG
- a CDS encoding ABC transporter transmembrane domain-containing protein, producing MTKKNADVDSVDPVARKPDRGLKATLSPLRPLLPYALRYKRTIVFAFVALLLAAGATLTLPLAVRGMIDHGFSADSAGAVNAYFGALIAVAATLAIASGTRYYFVMTLGEHVVADLRADLFKHLTALDAAFYDTAKTGELLSRLTADTTQLKSAFGSSASVALRNLFMFFGAIVMMVATSPKLAGMTLAAIPIIVLPLIASGRAVRQRSRSAQDTLAQASAYAGENLSAVRAMQANGAQASTTARFTRAVVAAYDAAQAATLLRAIVTAGAILVVFTSIVGVLWLGAQDVLAGHMTSGVLSQFVLYAVLGASSLGELTQTWSELSAAAGAAGRIAEILAIQPRIVAPARPTPPPARWQGRIAFDHVRFAYATAPEKPALQDFSLVVAPGERVALVGPSGAGKSTTFALLLRFYDVDSGSITLDGVDLRDLDPVALRRAIALAPQDPVIFGLSVAENIAYGRDDASSGEIVAAAKRAQAHDFIMALPMGYDTLLGERGVTLSGGQRQRLAIARAILADAPVLLLDEATSALDAENEALVQAALHDVMQGRTSLVIAHRLATVLEADRIIVVDEGRIVEQGTHASLTAAGGLYARLAKLQFDTDRAGAAA from the coding sequence ATGACAAAAAAGAACGCTGACGTCGATTCCGTCGATCCCGTGGCGCGCAAACCGGATCGCGGTTTGAAAGCCACACTCTCCCCGCTTCGGCCGTTGCTGCCTTATGCGCTGCGCTACAAGCGAACGATCGTTTTCGCTTTCGTCGCGCTCCTCCTGGCCGCGGGCGCGACCCTCACCTTGCCGCTCGCCGTGCGCGGCATGATCGACCACGGCTTTTCGGCCGACAGCGCCGGCGCGGTGAACGCCTATTTCGGCGCATTGATCGCGGTCGCCGCGACGCTCGCGATCGCATCTGGCACCCGCTACTATTTCGTCATGACGCTCGGCGAGCATGTGGTGGCCGACCTGCGCGCCGATCTCTTCAAACATCTCACAGCTCTCGACGCCGCCTTCTACGACACGGCGAAGACAGGCGAGCTTCTCTCCCGGCTGACCGCCGACACGACGCAGCTGAAGTCCGCCTTTGGCTCATCGGCGTCCGTCGCGCTGCGCAATCTCTTCATGTTCTTCGGCGCAATCGTCATGATGGTGGCGACGAGCCCCAAGCTTGCCGGTATGACGCTCGCGGCCATCCCGATCATCGTTCTGCCGCTCATCGCGTCAGGCCGGGCGGTGCGTCAGCGCTCCCGCTCCGCTCAGGACACTCTGGCGCAGGCTTCCGCCTATGCCGGGGAAAATCTCTCGGCGGTGCGCGCCATGCAAGCGAACGGCGCGCAGGCGTCGACGACGGCGCGATTCACGCGCGCGGTGGTGGCCGCCTATGACGCGGCGCAGGCCGCGACGCTGCTTCGCGCTATCGTGACCGCCGGAGCCATTCTCGTCGTCTTCACGAGCATTGTCGGCGTGCTCTGGTTGGGAGCCCAGGACGTGCTCGCCGGGCATATGACGTCGGGCGTTCTGTCCCAGTTTGTTCTCTATGCGGTGCTTGGCGCAAGCTCGCTCGGCGAGCTCACTCAGACCTGGAGCGAACTCTCCGCCGCCGCCGGCGCCGCCGGCCGGATCGCCGAAATTCTTGCCATTCAACCGCGCATCGTGGCTCCGGCGCGGCCGACTCCGCCGCCGGCGCGCTGGCAGGGACGCATCGCCTTCGATCATGTGCGCTTCGCCTATGCGACGGCGCCGGAGAAGCCCGCGCTGCAAGATTTCTCGCTCGTCGTCGCGCCCGGCGAGCGCGTCGCGCTGGTCGGGCCGTCCGGCGCGGGCAAATCGACAACCTTTGCGCTGCTCCTTCGCTTCTACGACGTCGACTCCGGCTCCATTACTCTGGACGGCGTCGACCTGCGCGATCTCGATCCCGTGGCGCTGCGCCGGGCGATCGCGCTCGCTCCGCAGGATCCGGTGATCTTCGGACTCTCCGTCGCTGAAAACATCGCCTACGGCCGCGACGACGCGTCGAGCGGGGAGATCGTCGCCGCGGCGAAGCGCGCCCAGGCGCACGACTTCATCATGGCGCTGCCGATGGGCTACGACACGCTGCTCGGCGAGCGCGGCGTCACGCTCTCCGGCGGGCAGCGCCAGCGTCTCGCCATCGCGCGCGCAATCCTCGCCGACGCGCCGGTGCTGCTCCTTGACGAAGCCACCTCGGCGCTCGATGCCGAGAACGAGGCTTTGGTGCAGGCGGCGCTGCATGACGTCATGCAGGGGCGAACGAGCCTCGTTATCGCCCATCGTCTCGCGACGGTGTTGGAAGCCGATCGAATCATTGTTGTCGACGAAGGCCGCATCGTCGAGCAGGGCACGCACGCGAGTCTGACCGCCGCCGGCGGGCTTTACGCGCGGCTTGCCAAACTGCAATTCGACACCGACCGGGCCGGCGCCGCCGCCTGA